A window of Halichoerus grypus chromosome 12, mHalGry1.hap1.1, whole genome shotgun sequence contains these coding sequences:
- the LOC118532567 gene encoding LOW QUALITY PROTEIN: olfactory receptor 2A5 (The sequence of the model RefSeq protein was modified relative to this genomic sequence to represent the inferred CDS: inserted 2 bases in 2 codons), with translation MTENQTWVTEFILLGFXLSPKLQVFLFGLFSLFYAFTLLGNSIILGLIWLDSRLHTPMYFFLFHLAVIDIAYASNNVPKMLANLLNKEKTISFVPCIMQTFLYMAFAHTECLILVMMSYDRYVVICHPYXYSVIMSWRVCSIQAVTSWACGSLLALVRVVLILRLRFCGPLEINHFFCEILSVLKLACADTRLNHVVIFAASVFILVGPLCLVLVSYSRILFAILRIQSGEGHRKAFSTCSSHLCVVGLFFGSAIVMCMAPKSRHPEEQQKILSLFYSLLNPMLNPLIYSLRNAEVKGALKRVLWKERSM, from the exons ATGACGGAAAATCAAACATGGGTCACAGAATTCATTCTCCTGGGAT CCCTCAGCCCAAAGCTGCAGGTGTTCCTCTTTGGGCTCTTCTCCCTGTTCTATGCCTTCACCCTGCTGGGGAACAGCATCATCCTGGGGCTCATCTGGCTGGACTCCCGACTgcacacccccatgtacttcttcctcttccacctgGCCGTCATCGACATAGCCTATGCTTCAAATAATGTCCCAAAGATGCTGGCAAACCTCCTCAACAAGGAAAAAACTATCTCCTTTGTCCCATGCATAATGCAGACGTTTTTATACATGGCTTTTGCTCACACTGAGTGTCTCATCTTAGTAATGATGTCCTATGATCGGTACGTGGTGATCTGCCACCCCT ATTATTCTGTCATCATGAGCTGGAGAGTGTGCTCCATTCAGGCTGTCACTTCCTGGGCATGTGGCTCCCTGCTGGCCCTGGTCCGTGTGGTTCTCATCCTGAGGCTGCGCTTCTGTGGGCCTCTTGAAATCAACCACTTCTTCTGTGAAATCCTGTCTGTCCTCAAGCTGGCCTGTGCTGACACGAGGCTCAACCACGTGGTCATTTTTGCTGCTTCTGTGTTTATCTTAGTCGGGCCCCTCTGCTTGGTCCTGGTGTCCTACTCACGCATCCTATTTGCCATCCTGAGGATCCAGTCCGGGGAGGGCCACAGAAAGGCCTTCTCCACCTGTTCCTCCCACCTCTGTGTGGTGGGGCTCTTCTTTGGCAGTGCCATTGTCATGTGCATGGCCCCCAAATCCCGCCACCCTGAGGAGCAGCAGAAGATCCTTTCCCTGTTTTATAGCCTTCTCAACCCTATGCTGAACCCACTGATCTACAGCCTGAGGAACGCAGAGGTCAAGGGTGCCCTGAAGAGAGTGCTGTGGAAGGAGAGATCAATGTGA